One segment of Streptomyces bathyalis DNA contains the following:
- the gcvP gene encoding aminomethyl-transferring glycine dehydrogenase, with protein sequence MTANRIPLADLERGTPFERRHIGPDAGAQAKMLAQVGYGSLDELTAAAVPDVIKSKEALNLPPGRTEAEVIAELRQFAARNQVLPSMIGLGYYGTFTPSVVLRNVMENPAWYTAYTPYQPEISQGRLEALLNFQTMVADLTGLPTSGASLLDEPTAAAEAMALSRRVGKVKQGVFLVDADCLPQTIAVIRTRAEPTGVEVVVADLSDGIPADVAERGVFGLLLQYPGASGAVRDHRAVIEQAHELGAVVTVAADLLALTLLSSPGSLGADIAVGSSQRFGVPMGFGGPHAGYMSVRDKYARSLPGRLVGVSKDADGHQAYRLALQTREQHIRREKATSNICTAQVLLAVMSGMYAVHHGPEGLANIARRTHRYATLLAEGLRGGGVEIVHGSYFDTVTARVPGGAAEIVARARETGVNLRETDADHVGMACDETTGRAQLEAVWSAFGVEADAEELDAGLSGDALPEALLRTEDYLTHPVFHEYRSETAMLRYLRRLADRDYALDRGMIPLGSCTMKLNATTEMEAVTWPEFAGLHPFAPAEQAEGYLALIHQLEDQLAEITGYDKVSLQPNAGSQGELAGLLAVRAYHRSRGDDQRNVCLIPSSAHGTNAASAIMAGMRVVVVKTSEDGDVDTADLRAKIEQHGDELSVLMVTYPSTHGVFEEHITDICAAVHDAGGQVYVDGANLNALMGLARPGRFGADVSHLNLHKTFCIPHGGGGPGVGPIGVREHLAPHLPNHPLQPAAGPASGIGPISGSPWGSAGILPISWAYVRLMGAEGLRRATQVAVLGANYIAKRLEPHYPVLYTGPHGLVAHECIIDVRPLTKQTGVSIDDVAKRLIDYGFHAPTMSFPVPGTLMTEPTESEDLAELDRFCEAMIEIRGEIDKVGSGEWPAEDNPLRNAPHTAGQLSGDWEHPYGRETAVFPAGVSASDKYWPPVRRIDGAFGDRNLVCSCPPVEEYDG encoded by the coding sequence ATGACTGCCAACCGCATCCCTCTCGCCGATCTCGAACGCGGAACTCCTTTCGAACGGCGGCACATCGGCCCGGACGCCGGTGCCCAGGCGAAGATGCTCGCCCAGGTCGGATACGGCTCCCTCGACGAGCTGACCGCCGCCGCCGTCCCCGACGTGATCAAGAGCAAAGAGGCCCTGAACCTGCCTCCTGGCCGCACCGAGGCCGAAGTGATCGCGGAGCTGCGGCAGTTCGCGGCCCGCAACCAGGTGCTTCCGTCGATGATCGGCCTCGGCTACTACGGGACCTTCACCCCCTCGGTCGTCCTGCGCAACGTCATGGAGAACCCCGCCTGGTACACCGCGTACACGCCGTACCAGCCGGAGATCTCGCAGGGCCGCCTCGAGGCCCTGCTCAACTTCCAGACCATGGTGGCCGACCTGACGGGCCTGCCGACCTCGGGTGCCTCGCTCCTCGACGAGCCCACTGCGGCGGCCGAGGCCATGGCGCTCTCCCGCCGGGTCGGCAAGGTCAAGCAGGGCGTCTTCCTCGTGGACGCCGACTGCCTGCCGCAGACGATCGCCGTCATCCGGACCCGCGCTGAACCGACCGGCGTCGAGGTCGTCGTCGCCGACCTGAGCGACGGAATCCCGGCCGACGTGGCCGAGCGCGGAGTATTCGGGCTGCTCCTGCAGTACCCCGGAGCCTCCGGCGCCGTGCGGGACCACCGTGCCGTCATCGAGCAGGCGCACGAGCTCGGAGCGGTCGTGACCGTCGCCGCCGACCTGCTCGCGCTCACGCTGCTGAGCTCGCCCGGGTCGCTCGGCGCGGACATCGCGGTCGGCTCCAGCCAGCGCTTCGGCGTGCCCATGGGCTTCGGAGGGCCGCATGCCGGCTACATGTCGGTACGCGACAAGTACGCCCGCAGCCTGCCCGGCCGCCTCGTCGGCGTCTCCAAGGACGCGGACGGTCACCAGGCCTACCGCCTCGCCCTGCAGACCCGTGAGCAGCACATCCGCCGGGAGAAGGCCACCAGCAACATCTGCACCGCCCAGGTGCTGCTCGCCGTGATGTCCGGGATGTACGCAGTGCACCACGGGCCGGAGGGCCTGGCCAACATCGCCCGCCGCACGCACCGCTACGCCACTCTGCTCGCTGAGGGGCTGCGCGGAGGCGGAGTGGAGATCGTGCACGGCAGCTACTTCGACACCGTCACGGCGCGGGTCCCCGGAGGTGCGGCCGAGATCGTCGCCCGTGCGCGCGAGACGGGCGTGAACCTGCGGGAGACGGACGCGGACCACGTCGGCATGGCCTGCGACGAGACCACGGGCCGGGCCCAGCTGGAGGCTGTGTGGTCCGCGTTCGGAGTCGAGGCCGACGCAGAGGAGCTGGACGCCGGACTCTCCGGGGACGCGCTGCCCGAGGCGCTGCTGCGCACCGAGGACTATCTGACCCACCCCGTCTTCCACGAGTACCGCTCCGAGACGGCGATGCTGCGCTACCTGCGCAGGCTCGCAGACCGGGACTACGCGCTGGACCGCGGCATGATCCCGCTCGGCTCGTGCACCATGAAGCTCAACGCCACCACCGAGATGGAGGCCGTCACCTGGCCCGAGTTCGCCGGGCTGCACCCCTTCGCTCCGGCCGAGCAGGCGGAGGGCTACCTTGCGCTGATCCATCAGCTGGAGGATCAGCTCGCGGAGATCACCGGCTACGACAAGGTCTCCCTGCAGCCCAACGCCGGATCCCAGGGCGAGCTGGCAGGACTTCTGGCCGTCCGGGCGTACCACCGCTCACGCGGCGACGACCAGCGCAACGTCTGCCTGATCCCCTCCTCGGCGCACGGTACGAACGCGGCGAGCGCGATCATGGCCGGCATGCGGGTCGTGGTGGTCAAGACCAGCGAGGACGGCGACGTGGACACCGCCGACCTGCGCGCGAAGATCGAGCAGCACGGCGACGAGCTGTCCGTGCTGATGGTCACCTACCCCTCCACGCACGGCGTCTTCGAGGAACACATCACCGACATCTGCGCGGCCGTGCACGACGCCGGCGGTCAGGTCTACGTCGACGGTGCGAACCTCAACGCGCTGATGGGGCTCGCGCGGCCCGGCAGGTTCGGGGCCGACGTCTCCCACCTGAACCTGCACAAGACCTTCTGCATCCCGCACGGCGGCGGTGGGCCCGGTGTCGGTCCGATCGGTGTGCGCGAGCACCTGGCACCGCACCTGCCCAACCACCCGCTCCAGCCCGCCGCGGGACCGGCGAGCGGCATCGGCCCGATCTCCGGCTCGCCCTGGGGCTCGGCGGGCATCCTGCCGATCTCTTGGGCGTACGTGAGGCTGATGGGAGCCGAGGGGCTGCGCCGCGCCACGCAGGTCGCCGTGCTCGGGGCGAACTACATCGCCAAGCGCCTGGAACCGCACTACCCGGTCCTCTACACGGGGCCGCACGGGCTCGTCGCGCACGAGTGCATCATCGACGTACGGCCGCTGACGAAGCAGACCGGCGTGAGCATCGACGACGTGGCCAAACGGCTGATCGACTACGGCTTCCATGCTCCGACCATGTCGTTCCCGGTGCCCGGGACGCTGATGACGGAACCCACCGAGAGCGAGGACCTGGCGGAGCTCGACCGGTTCTGCGAAGCGATGATCGAGATCCGCGGTGAGATCGACAAGGTCGGTTCGGGGGAGTGGCCAGCCGAGGACAACCCGCTGCGCAACGCGCCGCACACCGCGGGGCAGTTGAGCGGGGACTGGGAGCACCCGTACGGGCGGGAGACGGCCGTCTTCCCGGCCGGGGTCAGCGCTTCCGACAAGTACTGGCCGCCGGTGCGGCGTATCGACGGCGCCTTCGGCGACCGGAATCTGGTGTGCTCGTGCCCGCCGGTGGAGGAGTACGACGGCTGA
- a CDS encoding DUF5999 family protein has product MCQHQPPCPTAESADREAAHPVAHFPEQGWSLLCNGVLLFEDTGELLPDGKIIDPHRPLDSRNIATAA; this is encoded by the coding sequence ATGTGCCAGCACCAGCCACCTTGCCCGACAGCCGAGTCCGCCGACCGGGAAGCCGCACACCCTGTGGCCCACTTCCCGGAGCAGGGCTGGAGCCTGCTGTGCAATGGCGTCCTCCTCTTCGAGGACACGGGCGAGCTTCTCCCGGACGGCAAGATCATCGACCCGCACCGTCCGCTCGACAGCCGCAACATCGCCACCGCTGCCTGA
- a CDS encoding glutamate--cysteine ligase — MGEKVVSDGFDLSARHRYRRKLKECLEAFEVLLEEKRFERPRNLMGLEIELNLADADGMPRMMNAEVLQRIGSQDFQSELGQFNLEVNIVPHRLSGRVFDQLAEELRTGLGYADRQANEVGAGIVMIGILPTLTDEDLVSSNLTAVDRYTLLNNQIMAARGEEVVLDIQGVERLTRTSASIAPEAACTSVQLHLQVTPERFADVWNASQAVSAVQVAMGANSPFVFGRELWRESRIPVFLQATDTRSDELRAQGVRPRTWFGERWIGSAFDLFEENLRYFPSLLPICDDEDPQSVLRAGGTPGLPELVLHNGTVYRWNRPVYAVSEGVPHLRVENRVLPAGPTVTDVLANTALYYGLVRSLADEPRPVWSRLPFGAASANFDAACRHGIEAELTWPRHGRPGGLVTMPAIRLVQEELLPLAAAGLEAWGVESGDRDRCLGVIEERCRRRVNGASWQADAYHRAVESGLEREKALAAVTRRYCELARTGEPVHTWAPGP; from the coding sequence ATGGGTGAGAAGGTCGTCTCCGACGGGTTCGACCTGTCCGCTCGGCATCGGTACAGGCGGAAGCTGAAGGAGTGCCTGGAGGCGTTCGAGGTTCTCCTGGAGGAGAAGCGGTTCGAGCGTCCCCGCAACCTCATGGGCCTGGAGATCGAGCTCAATCTCGCGGACGCCGACGGCATGCCCCGCATGATGAACGCCGAGGTGCTGCAGCGCATCGGCAGCCAGGACTTCCAGTCGGAGCTGGGGCAGTTCAACCTCGAGGTCAACATCGTGCCTCACCGTCTGTCCGGGCGGGTCTTCGACCAGCTCGCGGAGGAGCTGCGCACCGGACTGGGCTACGCGGACCGGCAGGCCAATGAGGTGGGCGCAGGGATCGTGATGATCGGCATTCTGCCGACGCTCACGGACGAGGACCTGGTCTCCTCGAACCTCACAGCCGTGGACCGCTACACGCTGCTCAACAACCAGATCATGGCCGCGCGGGGCGAGGAGGTCGTCCTCGACATCCAAGGCGTCGAGCGGCTGACGCGGACCTCCGCCTCGATCGCTCCCGAGGCGGCGTGCACCTCGGTGCAGCTCCATCTGCAGGTGACGCCGGAACGTTTCGCTGATGTATGGAACGCCTCCCAGGCCGTGTCCGCCGTGCAGGTCGCGATGGGCGCCAACTCGCCCTTCGTCTTCGGCCGGGAGCTGTGGCGGGAGTCGCGCATCCCGGTCTTCCTGCAGGCGACCGACACCCGCTCGGACGAGCTGCGGGCACAGGGCGTGCGGCCGCGCACCTGGTTCGGCGAGCGGTGGATCGGTTCGGCGTTCGACCTCTTCGAGGAGAACCTGCGCTACTTCCCGTCGCTGCTGCCCATCTGCGACGACGAGGATCCGCAGAGCGTGCTGAGAGCCGGCGGCACTCCGGGCCTGCCCGAACTCGTGCTGCACAACGGCACCGTCTACCGCTGGAACAGACCCGTGTACGCGGTCAGCGAGGGCGTGCCGCATCTGCGCGTGGAGAACCGGGTACTGCCAGCCGGCCCCACGGTCACGGACGTGCTCGCCAACACGGCCCTCTACTACGGACTGGTGCGCAGCCTCGCCGACGAGCCCCGACCCGTCTGGTCGCGGCTGCCCTTCGGGGCCGCCTCCGCGAACTTCGACGCGGCCTGCCGGCACGGCATCGAGGCGGAGCTGACCTGGCCGCGGCACGGCCGCCCCGGGGGCCTTGTCACGATGCCGGCGATCCGGCTCGTGCAGGAGGAACTGCTTCCGCTCGCCGCGGCCGGGCTTGAGGCGTGGGGCGTCGAGAGCGGCGACCGCGACCGTTGCCTGGGTGTCATCGAGGAACGCTGCCGGCGCCGCGTCAACGGGGCGTCGTGGCAGGCGGACGCCTACCACCGCGCCGTCGAGTCCGGCCTCGAGCGGGAGAAGGCGCTCGCGGCGGTCACGCGACGCTACTGCGAACTCGCGCGTACGGGAGAGCCTGTGCACACCTGGGCTCCCGGCCCGTAG
- a CDS encoding CPBP family intramembrane glutamic endopeptidase gives MQSQASDPARFPASEELSARTLRHETLLVLALSLGASAVSALISFIGSLTASGALADQSARLNTSRAPDRPWLDLAWQLFGIATALVPVVLVAHLLTREGAGGLRSLGFDRSRPGFDLGRGAVLAAAIGGSGLGFYLGALQAGFNLTVVPESLPHVWWRIPVLILSAIQNSVLEEVIVVGYLLRRLGQLDFSPWAALAVSALLRGSYHLYQGIGGLLGNMAMGVIFVLLYRRWGRVGPLVVAHALIDIVAFAGYALFAGKVDWLPTP, from the coding sequence GTGCAGTCGCAAGCGAGCGACCCCGCTCGGTTCCCGGCGTCCGAGGAGCTTTCGGCGCGCACGCTCCGGCACGAGACGCTGCTGGTGCTGGCACTGTCGCTCGGTGCGAGCGCCGTCTCCGCGCTGATCAGCTTCATCGGCTCGCTGACCGCCTCGGGCGCACTCGCCGACCAGTCGGCACGCCTGAACACCTCGCGCGCTCCCGACCGGCCCTGGCTAGACCTGGCCTGGCAGCTCTTCGGGATCGCCACCGCGCTGGTCCCGGTGGTGCTGGTGGCCCATCTCCTCACACGGGAGGGCGCGGGCGGGCTGCGCTCCCTCGGGTTCGACCGGAGCAGGCCGGGATTCGACCTGGGACGCGGCGCGGTGCTCGCCGCCGCCATCGGAGGGAGCGGGCTCGGCTTCTACCTGGGGGCTCTGCAGGCCGGCTTCAACCTCACCGTGGTGCCCGAATCGCTGCCGCACGTGTGGTGGCGCATCCCCGTGCTGATCCTCTCCGCGATCCAGAACTCCGTGCTCGAAGAGGTGATCGTCGTCGGCTACCTGCTGCGCAGGCTCGGGCAGCTGGACTTCTCACCCTGGGCCGCACTCGCGGTGAGCGCGCTGCTGCGCGGCTCGTACCACCTCTACCAGGGCATCGGCGGGCTGCTCGGCAACATGGCGATGGGCGTGATCTTCGTCCTGCTGTACCGGCGCTGGGGGCGCGTCGGACCGCTGGTGGTGGCGCACGCGCTGATCGACATCGTGGCCTTCGCCGGCTACGCGCTCTTCGCGGGCAAGGTGGACTGGCTGCCCACGCCCTGA
- a CDS encoding PhzF family phenazine biosynthesis protein — protein sequence MRIRTVDAFTDRPYRGNPAAVVLLEEETFPADERMQRVANEMNLSETAFAHPLPGDAGADWALRWFTPAAEVDLCGHATLATAHVLHSDGLSSGTVRFRTRSGVLTAATAAGGAITLDFPTAPLTPAPAPPGLADALGAEPVSVHDTGTLGDLLVEVSDEGTLRALAPDSTALGRLPHRGVIVTAIADGGAEQGSGGQYDYASRMFAPSVGIPEDPVTGSAHTALAPLWSARLGRESLTGLQCSARTGLVRTTLRGERTELTGAAVTVLDAHLCAGW from the coding sequence ATGAGGATCCGTACAGTCGACGCCTTCACCGACCGCCCCTACCGCGGCAATCCCGCCGCAGTCGTGCTGTTGGAGGAGGAGACCTTCCCGGCGGACGAACGCATGCAGAGGGTCGCCAACGAGATGAACCTCTCGGAGACCGCCTTCGCGCACCCGCTCCCCGGCGACGCCGGGGCCGACTGGGCGCTTCGCTGGTTCACCCCGGCCGCGGAGGTCGATCTGTGCGGTCACGCCACGCTGGCCACGGCACACGTCCTGCACAGCGACGGCCTGAGCTCCGGCACCGTGCGCTTCCGCACCCGCAGCGGCGTGCTCACCGCGGCGACCGCTGCAGGCGGCGCGATCACGCTGGACTTCCCCACGGCCCCGCTGACACCGGCCCCGGCGCCTCCCGGGCTCGCCGACGCCCTCGGCGCCGAACCGGTGTCCGTGCACGACACCGGGACGCTCGGCGATCTCCTCGTCGAGGTCTCCGACGAGGGGACGCTGCGCGCCCTCGCTCCCGACAGCACCGCCCTGGGCCGTCTCCCGCACAGGGGCGTCATCGTCACCGCGATCGCGGACGGCGGCGCCGAACAAGGCAGCGGCGGCCAATACGACTACGCCTCGCGGATGTTCGCCCCCTCCGTCGGCATTCCCGAGGACCCGGTCACCGGCAGCGCCCACACCGCGCTGGCACCGCTGTGGTCCGCGCGGCTCGGCCGTGAGTCACTGACGGGCCTTCAGTGCTCCGCCCGAACGGGGCTGGTGCGTACGACGCTGCGAGGCGAACGCACCGAGCTGACGGGAGCGGCAGTCACGGTCCTGGACGCCCACCTGTGCGCCGGATGGTGA
- a CDS encoding PadR family transcriptional regulator, which produces MRKEEQRPGGRGHGRGPGYCGPAGFGGPSERRAFGAFGPPFGDGPPFGPRGRGRGGPRGRARRGDVRASILALLKDRPMHGYEMIQEIAERSSGAWKPSPGSVYPTLQLLEDEGLISSASEGGKNLFSLTDAGRQEAEAGPEAPWEEAGRGIDWEAMNEVRKAGGALVSAFQQVWANGTPEQREKALGVVNDARKKLYLILAEEE; this is translated from the coding sequence ATGCGTAAGGAAGAACAGCGACCTGGTGGCCGCGGGCATGGCCGTGGCCCCGGATACTGCGGCCCGGCCGGTTTCGGCGGCCCGTCCGAGCGCCGGGCCTTCGGTGCCTTCGGTCCGCCCTTCGGGGACGGCCCGCCCTTCGGGCCGAGAGGCCGGGGCCGGGGAGGACCGCGCGGGCGCGCACGCCGAGGTGATGTGCGGGCCTCGATCCTGGCGCTCCTCAAGGACCGCCCGATGCACGGCTACGAGATGATCCAGGAGATCGCAGAGCGCAGCAGTGGCGCGTGGAAGCCGAGTCCGGGCTCGGTGTACCCGACGCTCCAGCTGCTGGAGGACGAGGGGCTCATCAGCAGCGCCAGTGAGGGCGGCAAGAACCTCTTCTCCCTCACCGACGCCGGCCGCCAGGAGGCCGAGGCCGGCCCGGAGGCCCCCTGGGAGGAGGCCGGGCGCGGCATCGACTGGGAGGCCATGAACGAGGTGCGCAAGGCCGGCGGCGCGCTGGTCAGTGCCTTCCAGCAGGTCTGGGCGAACGGCACCCCGGAGCAGCGCGAGAAGGCGCTCGGTGTCGTCAACGACGCCCGCAAGAAGCTCTATCTGATCCTCGCCGAGGAGGAGTGA